TGGATGTCTTACATTTGTATTTAATACATTAAGCTCACACTCAGATTactgaaatttaatattgtgTAAATACTGTGTACTTTGTGCATAGAACTTTTTAAGTCAATAAGTAAGTTAACaaacgatcttttttattatatcatttaagaCTTTATAACCTGTGATAAGGAGCattaaaacataaaaacgTTAAGAAAAcagtttattaaaatatacatcaTGCAGGATTTTTTCAACCATAATTTGTGTCATttgcatcgtcgtcgtcgttacaAGGTTCATCAAAATCCCTAATTTTAACATCTGCATCTTCTCcatattgaataatattatcaattgttaattttatatcagcaatactttcttcatctttaatATTCAGAGGATAAAAACGAACTAAACTATAATCTTCAATGAGTCTACCTACAGCTTCTGTGAgattacgatatttttcattccatGGATCATTTTGCATATTAGATAATAAACTATGCGGATCAGGTTCTAAGTATTTATCTAATTGTTTTTTTGCACTCTTTGACAACAAGTCCATTTTacttaatatattaacatGTGGTATTTCTAGATTTATCATAACGCTTAAAGCTGCCATAGTACCTGATAAAAACTTTGACCCATCGACCATAAATTGACTGTCCACTATAAATATTCCACATATACGAAAATTCATGTTTTGTAACATTGTTATTAACTGACGCATAACCGTCATATGCGTATAAAGCTCAATTTGACCAGgacaatcaaaaataatataatcatcgTCTGCGTCGcctaatttttcttctaaccAAGTTGAATTTTCTactaaatatctataaaaaagaaagaattctatataaataatcctattataaatatcattaaaaaaatttctatttaacttACTCCATACAAAATACAAGACCACCGTTGGGTCCAAATTTTAATTCATCATCCTCCATGGCATCATCTAATTGAATCAATTCTCTTATGTCAATAAGAGGTTcatattcaaaatattctGCTGCAGGATCTAAATTTACTATTTCTACCAATTTTCTGTCATCCGCTGCATGCTGTTGTATGGTAGAACAATACGTAGACtaagaaaatacattttacattatctcaacgaattattaataaattgattaatatcaCATAGTACCTTCAgtatatctaaattatttgaaGTTATTTAACTTCTTTAAGTACAGACATATAGaaactatattattaatttgttaaaaattaataagaaataataattaacaaattaccTTTCCACTCCCGGCAGGTCCCATAACAAGTTGCGCATACCTCATTTTGATAAGAGTAAAATTTGttacatacaaaaatataaatttatatttaaaaattatttccccTTCGTAGCCTTCGTACACCGTAAGACACAACTAAATGTTAAGGTTATGTCAGTTTATGTTAAGGTTAGTTCACTTCTCTCATGTATCATCACCCTACATATCACTATACACTAGCGTCAAACTATAGTATCTAATAATCTGATTCAGTTAGTTCGTTATTTATTGCGTCGATGTAAACGGACGTAgtcattaattattctttttgcatttaatatttaaacaatagtttatttgtttaacgttataaaaatgataacgtacgaaatacttaaaataattataattaaaaatttcaataataaaaaatgttgattTCGGGATTATTGGCCTCgtgtaatataaacatattcgAGCTTCGGATTAACTTTAACGCTTATCGAGTTAGTCTTCTTTTGTAtacgaacgagagaacgtCGAATCTCTACCTCTCTTAAGGCGAGAACAgaagtaaatataatagattaatAAACGCAAGCTTATATACCGATACGATAGATGGCGGGAGTAGCGTTTCCGATTGTGTTtttagttcatattttgtccataGCTGTCGCTAAAGTCGTATACGTGTAAGCGGAACAGCCTTAATCTTTGTATACAAATCTTATTCGTATagtattcttataaaaattactatCTGATAAaagtttgttatatatttttatattagtgTTAATCGGTGCAGTTTGTTGCATTTCGATGGCAATCAGAGCAAATCGATGCAGTTCGAAGCTCGttgaatataatatcaatggTACCAAAGTACTAtcaacttttttgttttttttccatctccataaagtatatttatttctcataaatattattttaatggcatctttataaattgaaatgttTATATTCCGATAAAAGTTTATGAGGCTTACATAAGATTACTCAGATCTTTCACGTATAGATTCCTGTATGTAGAGATTCtgctatttataaaaacatattaaagATTTAGACAAAAAACAATTCcaaagattttaatcatttctttaaAACGTTAAGATTTGATCGTATC
Above is a window of Vespula vulgaris chromosome 4, iyVesVulg1.1, whole genome shotgun sequence DNA encoding:
- the LOC127062957 gene encoding GPN-loop GTPase 3 codes for the protein MRYAQLVMGPAGSGKSTYCSTIQQHAADDRKLVEIVNLDPAAEYFEYEPLIDIRELIQLDDAMEDDELKFGPNGGLVFCMEYLVENSTWLEEKLGDADDDYIIFDCPGQIELYTHMTVMRQLITMLQNMNFRICGIFIVDSQFMVDGSKFLSGTMAALSVMINLEIPHVNILSKMDLLSKSAKKQLDKYLEPDPHSLLSNMQNDPWNEKYRNLTEAVGRLIEDYSLVRFYPLNIKDEESIADIKLTIDNIIQYGEDADVKIRDFDEPCNDDDDANDTNYG